The Flaviramulus sp. BrNp1-15 genome has a window encoding:
- the rlmD gene encoding 23S rRNA (uracil(1939)-C(5))-methyltransferase RlmD codes for MSRRKARKQVFENVEVIDAGAKGKTIAKAPDGKVIFLPNAVPGDVVDVQTFKKRKAYYEGKATVFHKLSDKRTEPVCEHFGTCGGCKWQDMAYEHQLFYKQKEVTNNLTRIGHIELPEVTPILGSENQYFYRNKMEFSFSDSRWLTLKEIQSDKDLGDKNALGFHIPGMWDKILDIKKCYLQEDPSNAIRNSVKQFAVENDLEFFNTRNQTGFLRTMMIRTSSTGDIMVMVQFFKEDKAKRELLLDFIAKSFPEITSLQYVINEKANDTIYDQEVICYKGTDHIFEEMEGLKFKINAKSFYQTNSHQAYELYKITRNFAGLTGEELVYDLYTGTGTIAQFVAKKAKKVIGVEAVPDAITAAKENAQLNNINNVEFFVGDMKNVFNTDFINQHGEPDIIITDPPRDGMHKDVVQQILNIAPKKVVYVSCNSATQARDLALMDAQYKVTKTQAVDMFPQTHHVENVVLLERR; via the coding sequence ATGTCTAGAAGAAAAGCAAGAAAACAAGTTTTTGAAAACGTAGAGGTGATTGATGCTGGCGCTAAGGGAAAAACCATAGCTAAAGCACCAGACGGAAAGGTTATTTTTTTACCAAATGCTGTACCTGGCGATGTGGTAGATGTACAAACTTTTAAAAAGCGTAAAGCTTATTATGAAGGAAAAGCTACTGTTTTTCATAAACTTTCTGATAAAAGAACCGAACCTGTTTGCGAACATTTTGGTACTTGTGGTGGTTGTAAATGGCAAGATATGGCTTACGAACACCAACTATTTTATAAACAAAAAGAAGTTACCAATAACTTAACACGTATTGGGCATATAGAATTACCTGAAGTTACACCTATTTTAGGTTCAGAGAACCAATATTTCTACAGAAATAAAATGGAATTTTCATTTAGTGATAGCCGTTGGTTAACACTTAAAGAAATACAATCTGATAAAGATTTAGGCGATAAAAATGCTCTTGGTTTTCATATTCCTGGAATGTGGGATAAAATTTTAGACATTAAAAAATGCTATTTACAAGAAGATCCCTCAAACGCCATTAGAAATTCTGTAAAACAATTTGCTGTAGAAAATGATTTAGAATTCTTCAATACACGCAACCAAACAGGTTTCTTACGCACCATGATGATTAGAACATCTAGCACAGGGGATATCATGGTTATGGTTCAATTTTTTAAAGAAGACAAAGCAAAGCGAGAATTGTTATTAGATTTTATAGCGAAATCCTTTCCAGAAATAACCTCATTACAATATGTTATTAATGAAAAAGCAAATGATACTATTTACGATCAGGAAGTGATTTGTTATAAAGGTACCGACCACATTTTTGAGGAAATGGAAGGTTTAAAGTTTAAAATAAACGCAAAATCCTTCTATCAAACAAACTCGCATCAAGCTTATGAATTGTACAAAATCACACGAAATTTTGCAGGTTTAACTGGAGAAGAATTAGTATATGATTTGTACACAGGAACCGGAACTATAGCACAATTTGTAGCAAAAAAAGCTAAAAAAGTAATTGGTGTTGAGGCTGTACCCGATGCTATAACTGCCGCAAAAGAAAATGCACAATTAAACAACATAAATAACGTTGAATTCTTTGTTGGTGATATGAAAAATGTGTTTAATACAGATTTCATTAATCAACATGGGGAACCTGATATTATTATTACTGATCCTCCACGAGATGGTATGCATAAAGATGTTGTACAACAAATATTAAATATTGCACCCAAAAAAGTGGTTTATGTAAGTTGTAATAGTGCCACACAGGCCAGAGATTTAGCATTAATGGATGCTCAATATAAAGTAACAAAAACCCAAGCAGTAGATATGTTTCCACAAACGCATCATGTAGAAAATGTTGTACTTTTGGAAAGAAGATAG